One part of the Marichromatium purpuratum 984 genome encodes these proteins:
- a CDS encoding TIGR00153 family protein, protein MKPSNPIADLFGRSPFKPMQEHMHLVDACVALLPELFTALFEGDRERLERAQQAIVDQEHAADQAKNRIRLRLPRSLFMPVDRRDLLAVLETQDAIADTAQEIAGVLVQREMPLPGVMQPELMTLVRRCIDACTQATRVVDELDELLETGFRGREAARVEEMVETLCDIESETDTLVASLNRTLFAHEDQLDPVSVVFWYRLIERIGDLADHAEKVGERLLLLIAR, encoded by the coding sequence ATGAAACCCAGCAACCCGATCGCCGATCTGTTCGGTCGCTCGCCGTTCAAGCCGATGCAGGAGCACATGCATCTGGTCGATGCCTGCGTCGCCCTGCTCCCGGAGCTGTTCACCGCCCTGTTCGAGGGTGACCGCGAGCGCCTCGAGCGCGCCCAGCAGGCGATCGTCGACCAGGAGCACGCCGCCGACCAGGCCAAGAACCGGATCCGCCTGCGCCTGCCGCGCAGTCTGTTCATGCCGGTCGATCGTCGCGACCTGCTGGCGGTGCTCGAGACCCAGGATGCAATCGCCGACACCGCCCAGGAGATCGCCGGGGTGCTGGTGCAGCGCGAGATGCCTCTGCCCGGGGTGATGCAGCCGGAGCTGATGACGCTGGTGCGCCGCTGTATCGACGCCTGCACCCAGGCCACCCGGGTGGTCGACGAACTCGACGAGCTGCTCGAAACCGGTTTCCGTGGCCGCGAGGCGGCGCGGGTCGAGGAGATGGTCGAGACCCTCTGCGACATCGAGAGCGAGACCGACACCCTGGTCGCCTCGCTCAACCGCACCCTGTTCGCCCACGAGGACCAGCTCGACCCGGTCTCCGTGGTGTTCTGGTATCGCCTGATCGAGCGCATCGGTGACCTCGCCGACCACGCCGAGAAGGTCGGCGAACGCCTGCTACTGCTTATCGCGCGTTGA